TGATGAACAAGGCGGCGCGGGAGATGATCGGCCTCGACGTCGCCGAGCTGGAAGACCGCGCGGCGCTCGAGCGGATCTTTCCCGACGGCCGGCTGCGCAAGCTCAGCGCCATGTTCGACGTGGTGCGCGCCGGCGGCACCTCGCGGCTCGAGGTCGATGCGGTCGATGCGCACGGCGTGCACCGCTGGCTCGACGTCATCGGCGCACCCGTGCTCGACGCCGCCGGGCAGCCGAGCCGGATGGTGAGCATGTGGCGCGACGTCAGCGAGGCCAAGGCGGCGCGCAACGACGCGGTGATCGCGCAGCGCCAGGCCGAGCATGCGGCGGCGCGGCTGTCGGCGGTGCTCGAGAACACCATGGACTGCGTGCTGGTGGTCGACCGCGCATGGCGCATCACCTACGTGAACCAGAATGCCCGGCGCTTCCTGCGGCTCGGCGACGACGCCTTCAAGGGCACGCTGTGGGACCTCTACCCCGCCGACATGGAGAGCCTGTTCGGCGACTACTTCCGCCGGGCCATGGCCGGCGAGCAGGCGGTCTCGTTCGAGGAATTCGTGCCCGCCACCCAGGTGTGGCTCGAGGTCCATGCCTCGGCCACCGAGGACGGCCTGTCGATCTTCTTCCGCGACACCAGCGCGCGGCGCAAGGCCGAGCAGGAGCGCTTCCAGGCGCAGAACCAGGTCTCGCACATGGCCCGGCACGACGTGCTCACCGGCCTGCCCAACCGCCTGGCCTTTCGCGAAGTGCTGCAGCAGCAGCTGGACGAGGCGGACGGGCGCCAGGGCGTGGTGGCGGTGCTGACCCTGGACCTCGACGGCTTCAAGGCGGTGAACGACGCCTACGGCCATCCGGCGGGCGACATCCTGCTGCGCGAGGTGACGCAGCGGCTGCGGCTGTGCCTTTCCGGCGACGGGCACGCGCTCGCGCGCCTCGGCGCGGACGAATTCGCGATCGGCTGCTTCGGGCTGCCGCATGCGGATGCCGCCATCGACGTCGCGCGCCGCCTGATGGCGATTCTGCTCGCGCCCTTCGACCTCGACGGCCACAAGGTGAGCATCGGGGCCAGCGTCGGCGTGGCGGTGGCGCCGGACGACGGCAGCAGCGTCGACGAGATCAAGCGCGCTTCCGCGGTGGCGCTCCATCGGGCCAAGGCCGCGGGCGGAAGAAGCTTCCACCGGTATGCCAAGAGCATGGATGCCCACCTGCAGGCCCGCCAGGCGCTGAAGCTGTCGATGCACGAAGCGCTCGCGCGCGGCGAGTTCGAGGTGCACTACCAGGCGCAGGTGAGCGTCGCCTCCGGCCGCTACACCACCTTCGAGGCCCTGGTGCGCTGGCGCCATCCGGAGCAGGGCATGATCTCGCCGGCCGACTTCGTTCCGATCGCCGAGGAGACCGGGCTGATCGTCGACATCGGCGAGTGGGTGCTGCGCGAGGCCTGCCGCGAGGCCACCGCCTGGCCCGGCGAGATCGGCGTGGCGGTGAACCTCTCGCCGGTCCAGTTCCGCGCCGACAACCTGGTCGAGCTGATCGGGGATGCGCTGAAAGCCTCGGGCCTGTGCCCCTCGCGGCTGCAGCTCGAGATCACCGAGTCGGTGCTGCTCGGCAACGACGACACCAACCTGCGCACGCTGGAGCAGATCCGGCAACTGGGCGTGAAGATCGCGATGGACGATTTCGGCACCGGCTATTCGTCGCTCGGCTATCTGCGCAGCTTCCCGTTCGACAAGATCAAGGTGGACCGCAGCTTCATCGCCGACCTGCCGGACAGCAAGTCGCTGGCCATCATCCGGGCCGTGGCCGGCATCGGCCGCAGCCTGGGCATCGCCACCACCGTCGAGGGCGTCGAGACCGAGGCGCAGCTGCAGGTGGTGCGCGAGGAAGGCTTCGACGAGGCGCAGGGTTTCCTGTTCGCGAAGCCGCTGCCGGCCGCGCAGGTGCGCGGGCTCATCGCCGCGCGCGCCACCTGAAGAAAGAAAAAAAAGAAGAAGCGGCCCGCATCCTTTTGCCGCGCCCGTTCGTCCTTGCTGCACGACCCGCAGCGAACAGCAAGGAACATCCGTGGCGAACGACACCTCCCTCCCCTCCCCGCAGTCCCGTTGGGTGCTCGCGCTCGCGGCGCTCACCTCCTTCATCATCGCCCTCGACGCGCTGGTCGTCACCACCGCGCTGAGCGCGATGGGGCAGAGCTTCGGCGCCTCGATCCAGGCGCTCGAATGGACGGTCAATGCCTACAACCTGAGCTTTGCGGTGCTGCTCATGACCGGCGCGGCGCTGGGCGACCGCTTCGGCCGCCGGCGCATGCTCGTGGCGGGGCTCGCGATCTTCGTCGCCGCCTCGCTCGCGTGCGCGCTGGCGCCGACCGTGCCCTGGCTCATCGCCGCCCGCGCCGTGCAGGGCAGCGGCGCCGCGCTGGCCATGCCGCTCGCGATGGCGCTGCTCGGCGAGGCCTTCCCGCGCGCATTGCGGGCGCGGGCACTCGGCATCTTCGGCAGCGTCACGGGGCTCGCGCTGATCGTCGGGCCGGCCGTGGGCGGCGCGGTGGCCGAAGGCCTGGACTGGCGCTGGATCTTCTGGATCAACCTGCCGATCGGCG
This region of Variovorax sp. TBS-050B genomic DNA includes:
- a CDS encoding PAS domain S-box protein translates to MGEFRAAQQKQQQHQPRHRPASLLDPAVPVAAILDVVGQAVIVKDEASRFVHLNQRACELLGVALEAARGKTDHDFLPPAQADRIRAVDREILASGKGRSFEEEITAGDGSTRTLVTRKQPVDLAGGAGRLLVVVIADVTELRTTERVLRASEAHYRSFVELHPQITWTADATGAVTEAGPGWPALTGNSIENSLGSGWESALHPDDLGRVRAQWMDSVARGVPFDAEYRVRSAADGSYRWFRARAAPRRDENQAIVRWYGLLEDVHQQRIAIDALRESESLFRLIADSVPVMMWLTDANGHATYHSRLWLEATGQSESESLGQGWSRAVHPDDRASALAQFGAASAKRQPVQLEYRLRRADGTWAWVIDTGTPRLSPEGEFLGFAGSILDITERRAAEAALRESEASIRSLFDSSPDCISMLDLAGRTLMMNKAAREMIGLDVAELEDRAALERIFPDGRLRKLSAMFDVVRAGGTSRLEVDAVDAHGVHRWLDVIGAPVLDAAGQPSRMVSMWRDVSEAKAARNDAVIAQRQAEHAAARLSAVLENTMDCVLVVDRAWRITYVNQNARRFLRLGDDAFKGTLWDLYPADMESLFGDYFRRAMAGEQAVSFEEFVPATQVWLEVHASATEDGLSIFFRDTSARRKAEQERFQAQNQVSHMARHDVLTGLPNRLAFREVLQQQLDEADGRQGVVAVLTLDLDGFKAVNDAYGHPAGDILLREVTQRLRLCLSGDGHALARLGADEFAIGCFGLPHADAAIDVARRLMAILLAPFDLDGHKVSIGASVGVAVAPDDGSSVDEIKRASAVALHRAKAAGGRSFHRYAKSMDAHLQARQALKLSMHEALARGEFEVHYQAQVSVASGRYTTFEALVRWRHPEQGMISPADFVPIAEETGLIVDIGEWVLREACREATAWPGEIGVAVNLSPVQFRADNLVELIGDALKASGLCPSRLQLEITESVLLGNDDTNLRTLEQIRQLGVKIAMDDFGTGYSSLGYLRSFPFDKIKVDRSFIADLPDSKSLAIIRAVAGIGRSLGIATTVEGVETEAQLQVVREEGFDEAQGFLFAKPLPAAQVRGLIAARAT